A window of Daucus carota subsp. sativus chromosome 2, DH1 v3.0, whole genome shotgun sequence genomic DNA:
CCCTGCAACACTGTCAAGGACAGGGAAATTTACGGTCCCTCGTGTAGTCCGTGGCGTGTTTTTGATCCTGATGATCATGGTTCTTGGCTTAAATCGCCTCATGTCAAGGCAAGTGAGAAGTTTATGTATGTGTTTGCCAGGTTGTCGAAGATATCAAGCAGCAGTGGGTCGAAAAATACGTCGAAGAGGGCTGGTTGTGGGACTTGGGTTGGGAAGACCAAGAGGGATAGGATCAAGGATGGGGAGGGTAATTTGATTGGAGAGAAAAGATATTTGGTGTTCGAGATCAATGAGGTTGATTGTGGAGAAACAGGGGCTGGATTTTATAGTATGCATGAGTATAGCTTGAGTGGAGTCAATGAGGGTTTGGGTTCTGGGGGTACTACTGTTCTTTGTAGAGTTACTTATGATTCGGCTAAGAAAGCCACGATTTCTCCTAAGCCGGGTGCAAGAGCTGCTGGCCATGTTTCAACAAGTGGTGGTGAAGGCCGAAATAGAAAAGAAATTGACAGCAAGAATCTGGAGGGAGCTGCTGCTCATGTTTCACCAAGTGGTGGTCAAGAGCGTGATAAGAAAGAAATCGACAGCAAGAATCTCGGGGGGACTAGCATTGTGACTGCGGAAAATGTGGCTGTGTTTGATTGTGGAGTTGGGGACCTGTCTGCAATTGTTCCACTTGATAATGGTGTTCAAGGGTCAAATGATTTTGGTGGGGGTTTGGATCTGGATGACCTAGGTTGTATGGATTTCTGTTTCAACGATCTTGAATTTGATACAAATTGGATCACGAACTGTCTGGATTTCAGTCAGGAAGAGGAGCCATACCTGAACAGCACAATTGATCTTTGTAGAGTTTCCTATGATTCTGCTAAGAAAACCACGATTTCTCGTAAGCCTGGGGCAAGAGTTGCTGCTCATGTTTCAGCAAGTGGTGGTCAGAGGGGAGATGAGAAAGAAATTGAGGGTTTGGATTCTGGGGATACTACTGTTCTTTGTAGAGCTACTTATGATTCTGCTAAAAAAACAACGATTTCTCGTAAGCCTGGTGCAAATGGTACTGGTCATGTTTCAGCAAGTGGTGGTGAAGGGGGAGATAAGAAAGAAATTGATAGCAAGAATCTGGAGGGGACTAGCATTGTGACTGCGGAAAATCTGGCTGTGTTTGATTGTGGAGTTGGGGACCAGTTTGCAATTGTTCCACTTGACAATGCTGTTCAAGGGTCGAATGATTTTGGAGGGGGTTTGGAATTAGATGACCTAGGTGATATGGATTTCTGTTTCAACGATCTTGTATTCGATACAAATTGGATCACCAACTGTCTGGATTTCTGTCTGGAAGAGGAGCCATTCCAGGACAGCACAATTGATCTTGGGAAAAGAAAATTCCAATCGGAGGAGAACTCGTAACAGGCCAAGAGGATGTGTCTTGACAATTATTATTAGCAGCTGGGGATGGACGTAAGCAGAGTATTTACCTaggttttttttaatgattttcagGTTCTGATGGATTATGTATTGCCAGAGATGAACTAATGTTATTAGTAGCATTTTAGTGAATTTAGTTGTCATATTCTTAATTCTTTTGTTGCTGCTTAATTTGAGTTAGTTTATGATTAAATGTCTAATCATcggaaaatattcttttacaTTTTACTTGGTTTATTAATGCTGATGGAGACATGGAGTAATGAAGATTTAGTaggaaattttttgaatatttgaaaTGGAAGAACTCTGGCAACTCGCGTATTTAGTACAAATAACTTACATGACACACTTTTAGCCTCAATAAACGATGACTTGGATCATTATCCCTCATTATGTGATTATGGTTCTAAATAGTATCTAAGCTGTCACTATATGCTGAAACTGATCCAGTTAGTAAGTTCTAACTGTATAGAATTAGTTTGGCCCCATATATATGTCCACTGTGCAGCAGTCTTGGCAACTCCCAACATTAGTTAGTAGTAAAACATCTTTTTCTTTCTCTATAGCTATGTTTTTCACAACTTGCTTATCAGGTCCAACAGCATTGCAAATTTGACAAACAAAGTTTTTAAACTGAAATTTCTAGTAAGCCAAAGAATTGGATTTACGAGTTAAATTACTCTTATGGAAGAACCATCACAATGCAAGGGCTCTACATTTCAGATTCAAATCCGATATTTCCAAACCCTTCAGGAGTTGAGGGAGGTGCATACCTATAGCGGTGCCTTGAAACTCCTTCATGATGTTCACAACGTAAATTTTGTTTATCACTATCCTTTCCCCCGCCATCTGGAAGAACTGCATCATAGAACTTCTTGCACTGCTTGCATTCAATGCCTTTTAAATTCTCCCTATCAGCTTTCTTTCTTACTGGTTCCACATACTTAAAACCTTTCGTTCCAGCCCTTAAAGGTAGAATTTGCTGCTTCTGTGGAGCAGGGTCAGGATCGACATTCAAGTTCTGTGTTTCATCATCTGAACTATGAGATATCATATCCTTCGAAGATGGATTTTAACATCATGTTCTTCCTTGGTGGGCTTTTTCATATTTCCCCTGATGTTTTCCAAGGGAGTATTAAGAAAATCATCATGCAGATCGGGACCACCTCGGTTCTGATGAGACCTGGTTCCTCTCCAATACGAACCTGGGCGCTTCATACTAGATAATGGTCTAGCATTTGCATTTGTCCAGCTTTGTGGTCTATTTAGAGGACTAGAGCTACATGGCAAGTCAGAGTTTAATAGTTTAAGTGGTACCACTCCTTGGTTATCTATTAAACTCTCTTGGTTATCCCTTCCTTTTCTAGAACCAGCATCGCATTTGACTGAACCAGCTGGAGTAGCTCCTTCCCCATTTCCATTTCCATTTCCATTTCCTTTTCGCTGTCTACTTTCTCATGATTTGTATTAAAATCCTGTTGTTTCTCCGCTTCAGCATCTAAACAACTTGTCTCCTGTATAAGCATGATTTTCTCTTCAAGTTCCTGTAATGCATTGTCATTATTAAGTACGACATCTGCATTCAATTTAAGATACTGTAGTAAACCCTGGTGTTCTTTTCCACCCCCCAACTTTGCATTCactattttcaaattctttcgAAGATCTAGAATACACTTTGATGCCCGaacaaatctctcaaaccccgCATTCACCAACTTCAAAGACTGGCTTTCTTTAAAGGCCTGTTGCTTTTCAAGCTGGAGTTTTTCTATTTCTAGAAAAGATTTCCTTGCATATCTGAGACGATAAAAAACATCAAAGCCCTTGATAGTTGATAGTGCCATAAAGTCGAAGGTAGTTAGTATCATAATGGCATCTATACATTAAAATTCATTTAGTTTTAGTTGGACGGAATACACCGAATTAAAATTCGGTCATGTTCGatctttgaaaaaatatttcggttcggaccgaatatttatacatattatatagtagtataaatttattatttgaaaataataaattttaaaatgtcttataaaatttgattataatatctaattacacattcaattatatatatctttggtGGTGGGCGTTgattaattgatattattttttttaaaatgaattatagttatgtttgtttttttaaagttcGAATCTTTTCGGTCGGACCGGCCTGAACAGAATTATTGCAGTTTGGTAGGTACCGTGATAAAATTTCAATTCATCTAATTAcggaaaaaaatgaaattttgatttttgatttatttgtttCTGTCCGATTTTGTACTGAACCAACCGAATACTCACCTAAAAGTTACTCTCGCCGTCCCTCTGAATAGTTTATGTACACAGTTTGAACGCATTTTTAGgcttttataaagtatagtttcataacttttattcagagaaaaaagatttaaaaaatatattatgaaactatattttaaatgagcGTGGAAAAACGTGCCAAAAAATAGCGTAAAAAATGAggggatagagggagtaataactaagaatacatataataataattaaattaacaaaataattaggttcaataaagaaataaaacatTTTACAAGTATTAATATAATCAAGGGAAAAATGATAAAATCAAAAAAGGAAAGTCTCGAAAACAAATCTTAACATCCCTCCAAATCTAGACTTAAGAGTGTTCACAAAAGGTAACAAATCAAATAtggaaacaaaaaattattacataACGTTCATATGATATCATAAAGAGAAATGCTACGTCCACAGAATTAAATACAGAATTCTGTACAGAATGAGCTGGCGCGCCTGACGTGCATATGATGTGTAAAGTCTGTCTGCCACTAACCTAATCAACGCTgttatttcatttttgtttcttttgttctTTGTTTCTCATTTAACTTCACTTTttctatattacaaaatttatttaattaatttttcctCTTATgttttattacttttttattgttaaatatttaatctcactcatattattttttaagatcCATTCAATATCTACTCTCTCATTTTATTTGTCATCAATTCTTTCCTAAAActtatattttacttttattttgtattaaaaatttaacaaattcaaattattttattttaattagtttatttaaaattaatatgcaAAAAACCACTTGAATTTACAAAAATGAAGATTCTAGCATAGAATGAATTATacttgtatttaaaaataattttaaactttcctatcaaataataataataataataataataataataataatgataataataatagtaatagtaatagtaatggtaataaaaataataataggttgaaaataaaataatttgaatttgttaaatttttaatacaaaataaaagtaaaatataagTTTTAGGAAAGAATTGATGACAAATAAAATGAGAGAGTAGATATTGAATGgatcttaaaaaataatatgagtgagattaaatatttaacaataaaaaagtaataaaacATAAGaggaaaaattaattaaataaattttgtaatatagaaAAAGTGAAGTTAAATGAGAAACAAagaacaaaagaaataaaaatgaaataacaGCGTTGATTAGGTTAGTGGCAGACAGACTTTACACATCAGATGCACGTCAGCCGCGCCAGCTCATTCTGTACAGAATTCTGTATCTTGGACGTAGCATTTCTCTATcataaatctaaatttaaaacaCCCAAAATCTACGTGTTCAGTTGTTCCACTTCCACAAGCATATAAATATAACCCCTTCTCTCCAGGAAATAGGAATACATATTACTCATATTGAAAAGAAATTGAGCATTATTGAGTAAAGATTATGGTAGAGGAAAACGAAGCTAAGCGTGTGAAGGCATTCAGATTCGACCCTTTTGATGAAGAGCTTATCACTGATTATCTCAAGCCAAAGATCATGGGAGAGCCACTCCCCTGCAACACTGTCAAGGACAGGGAAATTTACGGTCCCTCGTGTAGTCCGTGGCGTGTTTTTGATCCTGATGATCATAGTTCTTGGCTTAAATCGCCTCATGTCAAGGCAAGTGAGAAGTTTATGTATGTGTTTGCCAGGTTGTCGAAGATATCAAGCAGCAGTGGGTTGAAAAATACGTCGAAGAGAGCTGGTTGTGGGACTTGGGTTGGGAAGAATAAGAGGGATAGGATCAAGGATGGGGAGGGTAATTTGATTGGAGAGAAAAGATATTTGGTGTTCGAGATCAATGAGGTTGATTGTGGAGAAACAGGGGCTGGATTTTATAGTATGCATGAGTATAGCTTGAGTGGAGTGAATGAGGGTTTGGATTCTGCGGGTACTACTGTTCTTTGTAGAGTTACTTATGATTCTGCTAAGAAAGCCACGATTTCTCCTAAGCCTGGTGCAAGAGTTGCTGGTCATGTTTCAGCAAGTGGTGGTCAGGGGGGAGATAAGAAAGAAATTGACAGCAATAATCTGGAGGGAGCTGCTGCTCATGTTTCAGCAAGTGGTGGCCAAGAGCGTGATAAGAAAGAAATCGACAGCAAGAATCTGGAGGGAAGTAGCATTGTGACTGCGGAAAATGTGGCTGTGTTTGATTGTGGAGTTGGGGACCTGTCTGCAATTGTTCCACTTGACAATGGTGTTCAAGGGTCGAATGATTTTGGTGGGGGTTTGGATTTGGATGACCTAGGTGGTATGGATTTCTGTTTCAACGATCTTGAATTTGATACAGATTGGATCACCAACTATCTGTATTTCAGTCAGGAAGAGGAGCCATTCCTGAGCAGCACAATTGATCTTTGTAGAGTTACTTATGAGTCTGCTAAGAAAACCACGATTTCTCGTAAGCCTGGGGCAAGAGTTGCTGCTCATGTTTCAGCAAATGGTGTTCAGAGGGGAGATCAGAAAGAAATCGACAGCAAGAATCTCGGGGGGACTAGCATTGTGACTGCGAAAAATGTGGCTGTGTTTGATTGTGGAGTTGGGGACCAGTCTGCAATTGTTCAACTTAACAATGGTGTTCAAGGGCCGAATGATTTTGGAGGGGATTTGGAATTAGATGACCTTGGTGGGTTGGATTTGTGTTTT
This region includes:
- the LOC108207531 gene encoding NAC domain-containing protein 78-like, which codes for MVEENEAKRVKAFRFDPFDEELITDYLKPKIMGEPLPCNTVKDREIYGPSCSPWRVFDPDDHSSWLKSPHVKASEKFMYVFARLSKISSSSGLKNTSKRAGCGTWVGKNKRDRIKDGEGNLIGEKRYLVFEINEVDCGETGAGFYSMHEYSLSGVNEGLDSAGTTVLCRVTYDSAKKATISPKPGARVAGHVSASGGQGGDKKEIDSNNLEGAAAHVSASGGQERDKKEIDSKNLEGSSIVTAENVAVFDCGVGDLSAIVPLDNGVQGSNDFGGGLDLDDLGGMDFCFNDLEFDTDWITNYLYFSQEEEPFLSSTIDLCRVTYESAKKTTISRKPGARVAAHVSANGVQRGDQKEIDSKNLGGTSIVTAKNVAVFDCGVGDQSAIVQLNNGVQGPNDFGGDLELDDLGGLDLCFNDLEFNTDWIRDCLDFSQDEEPFQDSTIDLGKRKFQSEENSYQAKKMCLDNYY